The genomic interval CCCTCACCTACGCTCAACAGCGCTGAATCTATGACCATTGAATTTGTTAAATACCACGGGCTGGGTAATGATTTCATTCTGATTGATAATCGCTCCTCCTCCGAACCCCGTCTGACACCAGAACAGGCGATACAGTGGTGCGATCGCCACTTTGGGATTGGTGCCGATGGGGTTATCTTTGCCTTACCTGGGCAGGATGGAACCAATTACACCATGCGGATTTTCAACAGCGATGGTTCCGAACCAGAAATGTGCGGGAATGGCATCCGTTGTTTTGCCCGGTTTGTGGCGGAGTTGGAGGGGAGTCAGGGACAAGAAAACTCTGAAACCCCATCGTCTGTTGCCTACCGGGTTCACACATTGGCTGGGGTAATGACGCCCAAACTAGAAGCCAATGGTCTGGTAACGGTGGATATGGGAGAACCCCGCTTGCTGGCAGCAGAAATTCCCACAACGCTAACAGCAGCCGATCAAAAGGTGGTTAACATTCCTTTAGCGGTGGGGGAGCAATCCTGGAACGTCACCTGTGTCAGTATGGGCAATCCCCACTGCATTACCTTTGTAGAGGATGTGGCAGCCATTCCGCTGGCAACGATCGGCCCCCAGTTTGAGTGCCACCCGGTTTTTCCGAAGAAAATTAACACTGAGTTTATTCAGATCGTCCGACCCGACTATTTGAAAATGCGCGTTTGGGAACGGGGAGCGGGCATTACCCTGGCATGTGGAACCGGAGCCTGCGCTGCCCTGGTTGCGGGAGTCCTGAACGATCGTTGCGATCGTCACGCCACGGTTGAACTTCCCGGTGGTCCGCTCCAGATCGAATGGTCTAAAACCGACAACCGCCTCTATATGACAGGTCCAGCGGAGAAGGCATTTACGGGGATGAGGGATCAGGGATGAGGGATCAGGGGAGGAATGTTGAATGTTGAATGTTGAATGTTGAATTCTCCGCGTCTCCGTGTCCCCGTGTCTTCTAACTCCTCCCTCTGCCCTCTGCCCTCTGCCTTCATTTCATCCTGGTGGCAAAATCAGGCGTCGCAGGATCGTTTGGGCATCGATCGCCGGGTTAGAGATATTAAAATCATAGGCTCCTGCAATATCGCCTGCATACTGCCAGAACAAAACAGGAGCAGGCACACTGGTGGCAGGAGATGCCCTGGAACCGTCGAAAGGGGTTGAGACGATCGCACTGGTGTTGTAAAACACATAGTAGGCAATCCACAGCCCACTACAGACAGCACCTGCGGACATGGCATTGGCTAAAGCCCTGGAAGTGGTAGCATCACTGGCATTCAGGTAAACACAGGGCAGCAGTCTAACCCTGGAACTTGCTGCTCTAACCGCCTGCGACCAACCAATGTAGTAGCTGGATGAGAGCGGGTCGGTCAGTTCCACATCCAGAAAAAGGTAAAATTCCCCACCCTGAGATTGCAGATAACTTTCTCCAAACTTCCCCAGCACATCTGCTGCTTGTTGGGCACCATCCTGCCGCCCCTCGGCTTGCCCCAAACTCACCCGCGTGGTGTCGCGTCCAACAGGCAGTACCCGGATATTGTTCGCCCTAAATAACCGATGTTCCTGGGTGAGATACTCCCCTGTACCGGTATAGCTTAAGTCACTAAAATAGCGTCCCCAATAGGCAGGCTTAGATCCCAGTAAGGTGGTTGCCTGGGTAATGAAGGAGCTGGAGGTTACTCGGCTGATACTGTCTGCACCTTTAACCGAAACCTTTACCGGAGGAGGAGGGGGCACAACTTTGCCAGCCTGTTCGATTTGAGCATGCCCCCCATAGACGTACCAGGTATTAGCTCCATTGATATAGTTTTTGACATATTTAAACGTCACTTTAAGATGTCCGTTAAAACTTTGCCCGGACGAATCCCCATAGGCATAGGCAAGCAGAGGGAAAATATTTCCCGCTGCCACTGGTGACACTTCATCCGCTGCAAGTTCATCCGCCTGGAGCGGACGCCGCTTAAACAAGGTATTGGTTTTTATTCTAAGAACATAGCCATTAGGGTCTGCTGGGGGATAAATAACTCTCCCGTTCAGTTCCACATAGGCATGGCGATCGTAGGCATACCAGGTACTCAAACCCCGGATAAAATCCTCCTGGTAACGCAGGGCAAATTTAATATGGTTGGCAAATGTGCCACTTGCATCCCGGTAGGCATAGGATTGCAGCGGAAAACTCTGTCCTGGATTAACCGCATATTTCTCTGCATCTGGTAAGCTGGACGCTTGCACCGGTCGGCGTTTGAAGAAGGTGGCAGCATTGATGTGCAGAATCGGGTAGGAAATTTCTGCTTCCGGCGGATAAACGATATCGCCATCGTATTCCACCTGAGCGTGAAGTTTGTAGACATACCAGACCGAATTGCCCTGAACCGGGTTTTCCAGCGTCACCTTGATGTGATCGTTAAACGTTCCCGTCGCATCCCGATCGGCATAGGCTTGAATTTCGTAGGTGGTATGCGCCTTAACGGCATAGAGATCGCTGGGAGGAAGTTGGGAAGACTGCTCTGGACGAAGTTTGAGGAAAGTATCCTTCGTGATCCGCAAGATTCGCTGCGATACCATACGCTGCCTGCATGAGATAGATTTTGGAAAAAGTTATTTCTATCATTATGCAAAGATCCCCGGCTTCTATGACAAAGCAATCTGTTCGTCGCTGAGTTTTTGCCAGAAGCCGGGGATCTGGTCGCTGTTAGTTTTTCGGAGATAGTGATTTTTGTAGGGGCAGGTTTGGTAGACAATTTGTGCATCTTAGCCAGTCCTTTGGCAAAACCTGTCCCTATGTCATATTCCTACAACGTTGCCTGCAACTGATCTAGTAAGCTTTCCACATACTTGAGGGCGGCATGAATCGTGGCGGGATTTTCCAGATCCACATCAACGTATTTACGCAATGCTTCCACCTGATCCAGACTGCCACCTGCGGCAAGCAGTTCCAAATAGCCAGGAATGAAATCTTTGCCCATTTGCAGATACTTCTGATAGCAGGCAAGACTGACGATGTTGGAAGCGGTGTATTGGTAGCAATAGAACGGCTTAAAGTAAATATGTCCGATCCGCGCCCAGTCGTATTGATGTTCTGGCAACACTTCCACCGCATCGCCACAGAGTTCCTGATAGAGCGATCGCCACTCCTGATTCACAAACTGATGATCGAAACTGCCCTGGGTGGCGCGATCGTGAACTGCCAACTCCAATCGACTAATCGTACTTTGGCGGAATAGTAGATTAAGTTGATCTTCCAATTGACGGGTAATCAGGGATTTTTTCAGTGCTGGATTGTCGCCAGCGGTTTTCAGTAAGTAATCTAGCAGCAGTAGTTCGTTAAACGTGGAAGCAATCTCCGCCAGCACCATCGGTGGGTTGCTGTTGAAGTAGGACTGGCGATCGCCAATCCAGGCAAAGTGCAACCCATGCCCCATTTCGTGTGCCAGGGTGAATAGGGAATTGTAATCGTCCGTGTAGGACAACAGCAAATAACTATGTTTGCCGTAGGTGTAGGAGCAGAATGCACCCCCGCGCTTGCCTGGACGCACCTTGGCATCGACCCAATTTTTCAGAAAAAATTCCTCTGCCCGTCTGGCGTAATTAGCGTCAAATTGATCTAGCGCTGCCAGAAGAGTTTCGACCCCGACTTTGTAGGAGATCGGCGGCGTACTTTCAGTTGTCCAGGGTGCATAGACATCACAGGTTCGGATCTTTTGTCCCAACGCCTTACCCTTGAGACTGTAGTAGCGTTGCCACAGATCGAAGCGATCGCGGGTGCCCTCCATAATTGCCCGAAACACGGGTTCCGATACCTCATCCACCAGCAGTTGTTTGTCCAGCGTGGAGGCGTAACTCCGCATCTGGTTCTCAATTTTGTGATCCTGCGCCACCGTATTGAGGATAAATCCGTAGAGTGAGTTGTGTTGCTTCATCACCTTACGCACGGACTGGTACGCTTCGTAGCGCACCTCGGCACTGGGATGAAACAGCAACGCACCCAGTTCTGCTTCGGTGCTAGCGGTATTGCCATCGGGAGTGGTAACGGGTTCATACTCCTGCTCACCCAGATGGATCGATCGCAACTGAATAAATGCCTGTCGTCCGGTCAAACTATCCTGGTTGCGGGTTTGCTCCACCTCCTCCGACAGTGTGTAGCGATTGTCTTGGGTGTCAAGGGGTTGAGGAACAACAGTTCACCTAAAAACGCCCAAGAGAAAGCGACAAACCGGAGGAGGGTTTGCGTGTCAGGGAGTGGAATGAAGGTGGACAAACTAAGCAGGAGTTTGCCAGAGCGTGTTGTCGCGAATCATGGCATTGAGAATGACCAGAAGCTTGCGGATACAGGCAACGAGGGCAACAGGTTTAGGTTTGCCTTTTGAGAGCAAGCGTTGATAGAAGTCTCGAATGACAGGGTTGTGACGAGTGGCAACCAGAACTGCCATATACAACCCACAACGAACGCGAGTGCGTCCTCCAGAAATCCTGCGTTTGCCTTTGTGTTTGCCACTGTCCTGGTTGAGGGGCGCGACGCCGACCAAACGAGCAATCTGTTTTTCGTTGAGCTTGCCGAGTTCGGGAAGTTCCACCAAACACAGAGCGGCAGTGAGGGGACCAATGCCCTTCACCGATTGCAAAATCTGGTCTTTGCGTTGCCAATCGGCTTGCTGTTGACCGAGAGTTTGAATCTGCTCATTCAAGGCATCGAGGCGTTGCGCTAAGTGTTTGAGATGCTCTTCGATGTCGGGTTGCACGGTTTGTGAGGCACGCGCTAAGCGATTCTTCTCTGCCACTTGGATTTCGACCAATTGCTGACGGCGGTGCATCAGGTCACTGAGTTGTTGTGCGATTGGGGCAACGACGGCTTGCGGTTGCAGGTTCACACTTTGAGCAAAGCGAGCAATGACTTCGGCATCAATTCTGTCGGTCTTCGCTTTGCCTAAAGCAATGGCGAATCCCTTGACTTTTCGAGGGTTGACGACGGCAACAGCAATCGTAGCGTTGTGCAATCCCACAACAACGGTTCGTTCCAATCCACCCGTCGATTCGAGCACCACTAAGTGCACTGACATTTCTTGAAGTTGTTCAATCAGGCTTTGCACTCCTGCCTCGCTGTTGGGCAACTGTAAGCTCAACCCCTGCGGCAGGATGTACACATCCAGTGTCTCTTTACTGACATCAATCCCAACCCATATCTTTTCAGGTGTCATCGTTTATGCTGAGGTAAGGTTTTGTTGTCCCTTTGACCACTCGTCCTTGCGAATGCGAGATCTCACTCTCCGGCGATCGTTCGAGTTTGCGTCTTAGGGCAAGTGGCGTGGCTCCGAGCGCTACCAATCGGTGTCAAGCACCAGGGGCAATCTGGCTTGCCACGCCTTCTTTAACTTACAGGCACCCACGCTACGCAACGATGTTTCTTTCACCTTAGGGGCGTCGGGTTACCTTCCCTCAACATACAAGGGGCGGAAACGAGCAATGTTACTGAGGTAATGTCGGTAATTCTGGAGGGCGGTAGCGGTTTCCAGGGTGGCAAACTTTGCCTGATCCAATCCCTTCAATTCCAGGTCAAAAAACAGGAGTTGGTTTTCAAGCCCTGTCAGGGCTTCCATCACTTTATCTAGAAACTGTTTTGCCTCAGCATTTCGGGTATCCGCGGAGAAGACCAGAGACGGGAACGCATAGAGGTAGCCAGACTTCTCGGCGATCGCCTCCAACTCTCGAAAACAATTCGCAATTTGGTCAGGGGTCAGATCTTTAACCCGACCACGATAGGCATCTCGAAACGCGATTGCAGTCTGTTGCAAGCCTTCCAGATCTTGCGTCAACTGCTGATCGCCAAATCCTTTGTAGAGATCGGACAAATCCCATTCCTGAGGGCTATCCAGTACATCAAGCTGGGTTGAGGCAGACTGAACCAAGGTTGGACTCCTTATTCTGAAACAGACGATCTGAATAATGCCAAAGGCATCCATTTATTCTTCACTCTAACACGAAATCATTTCGACTTCGCCCGTTTCTCCAGCCGAACGCTTGAGAATTTCACCCCAAAATCTTGCAAAATCCTTCGCTTGATCGCAGAATTAAGAAAAATATACCTTTAGACATAAAACTTATAATATGATTCATCGTAAAGGTGCTGAGTTTTATTTTTACTGACAAATATTATTCCACTATGGAAGACTCAGTGCCGGGAAATCTTGGAGGATGCCTTAAAAGGAGCGATCGTCCTGGGTAAGGGTAAAGTATTCGGCAACCAATCCCTGGCAAATAGCGGAAAATCATCGCCTTAATCTTTGCCCGTACCAGTCAACGGTTAAATTAAGGCTTCTCAAACATCTTCTAACCAACGAATTATCAATTTGTCAGCCAACCATCAGGATGCAAAAAAATAATTCAGAAAGATGTAAGCCGTAAAACCTGCAACTCAAACTACAAAACTCAAAACTCAAAACTCAAAACTCAAAACTCAAAACTTTCCAAGAATGAGCTTTTTCAATTCAAACGAACCCCTACTCCGTTCCAAACAGGAAGAACTAGACATCCAAGATTTACAAGGACTTTTACGAATTCATTGGAAGATTGGCAATACCCGGCTTTTTTCTGCGTTCTATACCCGCATCGACCAGGTCTTTCTGCTTTGGGGGCTAATTAGTGCAGCCATCTTTGCAACGGCTCAATTTCTCCCACTGAGCTGGAGCGTGCAAGCGATTTTGTGGTCTACGTTGACCCTGGTTGGGGCGCTGGGAATGGTCATCCTGGCATGGTTTTGGGTTAAAGTCGAACGGCTTTGCTGGGTGATTTATGCCTGGGTTGCACTGATGCTTTTGGGATTACTGGTGACTGATTTGGGTATCTTCCTCGGTTGGGGGTTGGTCTTGCTGAATCTTTGTCCTTTATGGTTGGGCTTGAGCGCGATCGGTTATTTCTGCACAGGTTGGGGGTTACGATCGCGCACTTTTGTCCTGGCTGGAATGTTGCATTTAATCGGGATTTGGCTCCTATCCCACAGTGGGGGTTGGCAATTTGTGACAACGGGAGCGATTATGGCGGGAACATTGTTTTTCCTGGCGGAAGTGCAGTGGGACATGCGTCCCCCTCTAGAAACAGCTTTGCTGACTGTTGAGCAAAAGCACTTTAACCAGGAGCAGCACCGCCTGAGGCAAGCAGCCTCAAAGAGATACTTCTCCCTATAGAAGTACATTTCAAACTATTGTTTCGATCGTAAGAATTACGCTCCCTTTTGCGGGCTTCTAGCTTACGATTGAGGCAGCACAATCATGTTGTTAATAACCTTATATCTGTTAAGACAATGGTTTAGTGCTGCTTCAGATGTTATGCCGCTGTGATCTGAGAATGTATCTTGAAGGAGAGCGATGTCAAAGATACAGGCAGCACAATTTTGTGAATTTGGATGGTGTGGAGTTTTTATCGCTTCCTCCACTTTGTCATCACCAACGGGAGGTTAAACCCTCCATCAGAGCGGTCAGAGGTGGTGAGCATCCAAGTTTTACACTGGATCGCAACGAATTTCGATCAAGAAACCATCGGGATCGTAAAAGTAAATTCCTCGTCCAGTGGGACGGCTGACAGGACCCTGATCGATTGTCACCTGGTTCTGGTGCAACACCTCCACCGCCCGATCGAACAGGTCTGGAGCAATATCAAATGCCAGGTGGTTCGCACGGGTAAATTGCTGGTGTGGATCCGGCAGCGGGGGGATTCAAGTCTGGTTCCCAAAACAGATCAATGACAGTATGGTCCGGTGTAATAAAGTTAGCCAC from Kovacikia minuta CCNUW1 carries:
- a CDS encoding IS110 family RNA-guided transposase; the protein is MTPEKIWVGIDVSKETLDVYILPQGLSLQLPNSEAGVQSLIEQLQEMSVHLVVLESTGGLERTVVVGLHNATIAVAVVNPRKVKGFAIALGKAKTDRIDAEVIARFAQSVNLQPQAVVAPIAQQLSDLMHRRQQLVEIQVAEKNRLARASQTVQPDIEEHLKHLAQRLDALNEQIQTLGQQQADWQRKDQILQSVKGIGPLTAALCLVELPELGKLNEKQIARLVGVAPLNQDSGKHKGKRRISGGRTRVRCGLYMAVLVATRHNPVIRDFYQRLLSKGKPKPVALVACIRKLLVILNAMIRDNTLWQTPA
- a CDS encoding VOC family protein, with translation MEVLHQNQVTIDQGPVSRPTGRGIYFYDPDGFLIEIRCDPV
- a CDS encoding gluzincin family metallopeptidase, with translation MVQSASTQLDVLDSPQEWDLSDLYKGFGDQQLTQDLEGLQQTAIAFRDAYRGRVKDLTPDQIANCFRELEAIAEKSGYLYAFPSLVFSADTRNAEAKQFLDKVMEALTGLENQLLFFDLELKGLDQAKFATLETATALQNYRHYLSNIARFRPLYVEGR
- a CDS encoding M3 family oligoendopeptidase, with the translated sequence MEQTRNQDSLTGRQAFIQLRSIHLGEQEYEPVTTPDGNTASTEAELGALLFHPSAEVRYEAYQSVRKVMKQHNSLYGFILNTVAQDHKIENQMRSYASTLDKQLLVDEVSEPVFRAIMEGTRDRFDLWQRYYSLKGKALGQKIRTCDVYAPWTTESTPPISYKVGVETLLAALDQFDANYARRAEEFFLKNWVDAKVRPGKRGGAFCSYTYGKHSYLLLSYTDDYNSLFTLAHEMGHGLHFAWIGDRQSYFNSNPPMVLAEIASTFNELLLLDYLLKTAGDNPALKKSLITRQLEDQLNLLFRQSTISRLELAVHDRATQGSFDHQFVNQEWRSLYQELCGDAVEVLPEHQYDWARIGHIYFKPFYCYQYTASNIVSLACYQKYLQMGKDFIPGYLELLAAGGSLDQVEALRKYVDVDLENPATIHAALKYVESLLDQLQATL
- the dapF gene encoding diaminopimelate epimerase, translating into MTIEFVKYHGLGNDFILIDNRSSSEPRLTPEQAIQWCDRHFGIGADGVIFALPGQDGTNYTMRIFNSDGSEPEMCGNGIRCFARFVAELEGSQGQENSETPSSVAYRVHTLAGVMTPKLEANGLVTVDMGEPRLLAAEIPTTLTAADQKVVNIPLAVGEQSWNVTCVSMGNPHCITFVEDVAAIPLATIGPQFECHPVFPKKINTEFIQIVRPDYLKMRVWERGAGITLACGTGACAALVAGVLNDRCDRHATVELPGGPLQIEWSKTDNRLYMTGPAEKAFTGMRDQG